One window of Clarias gariepinus isolate MV-2021 ecotype Netherlands chromosome 21, CGAR_prim_01v2, whole genome shotgun sequence genomic DNA carries:
- the mcts1 gene encoding malignant T-cell-amplified sequence 1, whose protein sequence is MFKKFDEKENVSNCIQLKTSVIKGIKGQLFEQFPEIETWLNQIMPKKDPVKIVRCHEHIEILTVNGELLFFRQREGPFYPTLRLLHKYPFILPHQQIDKGAIKFVLSGANIMCPGLTSPGAKLNPAKVGTVVAIMAEGKQHALSVGVMKMSAEDIGKVNKGIGIENVHYLNDGLWHMKTYK, encoded by the exons atgtttaaaaa AtttgatgaaaaagaaaatgtctcCAACTGTATCCAGTTAAAGACGTCTGTAATCAAAGGCATTAAGGGTCAGCTTTTTGAACAGTTCCCGGAGATTGAGACATGGCTCAATCAGATCATGCCCAAAAAGGATCCGGTCAAAATTGTCAGATG tcaTGAACACATTGAAATTCTGACAGTAAACGGTGAACTGCTCTTCTTCAGGCAGAGAGAAGGACCTTTCTACCCAACCCTGCGACTTCTGCACAAAT atCCTTTTATTCTTCCACACCAACAAATTGACAAAGGAGCTATTAAATTTGTTCTTAGCGGAGCGAACATAATGTGCCCCGGGCTGACGTCACCAGGAGCGAAACTCAACCCTGCCAAAGTGGGCACAGTAGTC GCAATAATGGCAGAGGGCAAGCAGCATGCACTCTCCGTGGGAGTCATGAAGATGTCAGCAGAGGACAT AGGAAAGGTCAACAAAGGCATTGGGATCGAGAACGTTCATTATCTCAATGACGGACTGTGGCACATGAAGACATATAAGTAA